From the genome of Desmodus rotundus isolate HL8 chromosome 2, HLdesRot8A.1, whole genome shotgun sequence, one region includes:
- the TMEM177 gene encoding transmembrane protein 177 has protein sequence MAGPLWRAAAFVQRHRTGLLVGSCAGLFGAQISYHLFPDPVVQWLYQYWPQGQPVPLSPKLQRLFQEVLQDIGVPSGHCYEAFTAFTFQPVSAGFPRLPAGAVVGIPAIFLGDPVTNTNRPVVVHGQRVDWKSPEGTRLRDALTLSHDAQKFALAREVVYLESSAAALQALVAPACLAGTWALSVGAKYALGLYGGPMNLRAAFNLVAAVAGFVVYAFSTDSLTHALEAWLDQRTASLSSAYSQGGVEFYEKVLSGNLALRALLGRPGEKLYTPSGNVVPRHLFRIKHLPYTTRRDSVLQMWRATLNSGHS, from the coding sequence ATGGCAGGTCCCCTGTGGCGGGCAGCAGCATTTGTGCAGAGACACAGGACAGGCTTATTGGTGGGTTCCTGTGCAGGCCTGTTTGGGGCCCAAATCTCGTACCACCTTTTCCCAGATCCTGTGGTTCAATGGCTATACCAGTACTGGCCTCAGGGCCAGCCAGTCCCACTCTCCCCAAAGCTACAGAGACTCTTCCAAGAGGTGCTACAGGACATAGGCGTCCCATCAGGCCACTGCTACGAGGCCTTCACCGCCTTCACCTTCCAGCCTGTGAGTGCTGGCTTCCCAAGACTCCCTGCTGGGGCTGTGGTGGGCATCCCCGCCATCTTCCTGGGTGACCCAGTGACCAACACCAACCGTCCTGTGGTTGTACATGggcagagagtggactggaagagCCCAGAAGGTACCCGGCTGAGAGATGCCCTGACCCTGTCTCATGATGCTCAGAAGTTTGCCTTGGCCAGAGAGGTGGTGTACCTGGAGAGCAGTGCTGCTGCCCTGCAGGCCCTGGTGGCCCCAGCTTGCCTAGCAGGAACCTGGGCACTGAGTGTGGGTGCCAAGTATGCACTGGGGCTCTATGGAGGCCCCATGAACTTACGGGCTGCATTCAACctggtggcagcagtggcagGCTTTGTGGTTTATGCCTTCTCCACCGACTCTCTCACTCATGCCCTGGAAGCCTGGCTGGACCAACGCACAGCCTCCCTGTCTTCAGCCTATTCCCAGGGTGGAGTGGAGTTCTATGAGAAGGTTTTGTCGGGCAACCTAGCCCTGCGTGCTCTCTTGGGCAGGCCTGGAGAGAAGCTGTATACTCCCAGCGGGAATGTTGTTCCCAGACATTTGTTCCGCATCAAACATTTACCTTACACGACCCGACGGGATTCTGTGCTGCAAATGTGGAGGGCGACACTCAACTCAGGCCATTCGTGA